Proteins encoded within one genomic window of Bradyrhizobium sp. AZCC 1719:
- the ubiV gene encoding ubiquinone anaerobic biosynthesis protein UbiV has product MKLTLGPVLFNWEPDVWRDFYFRIADEAAVDAVAVGEVVCSKRMPFFDDHFPAVIERLTAAGKQVLVSSLALVTLERERKRTAELAQVGEWLVEANDISCISHLAGRPHVVGPFVNVYNEGTAEWFAAQGARRICLPPELPLKSIAAIAAATPLAEIEVFAFGRAPLAISARCYHARLHKLAKDNCRFVCAADPDGLPVDTLDDERFLVVNGVQTLAHACTNLILDLDDLVQANVASLRLSPQHCDMLAVIRTFREVLDGKMPPERGFRELAAIYPNVPTTNDFLRARATTAKSPGLVSPNTVRSL; this is encoded by the coding sequence ATGAAGCTCACGCTGGGCCCCGTCCTGTTCAACTGGGAGCCGGACGTCTGGCGCGATTTCTATTTTCGCATCGCCGACGAGGCCGCGGTGGACGCGGTGGCGGTGGGCGAGGTGGTCTGCTCCAAGCGGATGCCGTTCTTCGACGATCATTTTCCGGCGGTGATCGAGCGGCTGACCGCGGCAGGGAAACAGGTGCTGGTGAGTTCGCTGGCGCTCGTCACGCTGGAGCGGGAACGCAAGCGTACCGCGGAATTGGCCCAAGTCGGCGAATGGCTCGTCGAGGCTAACGACATTTCCTGCATCTCCCATCTCGCTGGGCGGCCGCATGTCGTCGGGCCGTTCGTAAACGTCTACAATGAAGGCACGGCGGAATGGTTCGCCGCGCAGGGTGCGCGGCGCATCTGCCTGCCGCCGGAATTGCCGCTGAAATCGATTGCGGCGATTGCGGCTGCGACACCGCTCGCCGAGATCGAGGTGTTCGCGTTCGGCCGTGCCCCATTGGCAATCTCGGCCCGGTGTTATCACGCGCGCCTGCACAAGCTCGCCAAGGACAATTGCCGTTTTGTCTGCGCCGCCGATCCGGATGGCCTGCCGGTGGACACGCTCGACGACGAACGGTTTCTGGTGGTGAACGGGGTTCAGACGCTCGCCCACGCCTGCACCAACCTGATCCTGGATCTCGACGATCTCGTGCAGGCCAACGTTGCTTCGTTGAGGCTGTCGCCACAGCATTGCGACATGCTCGCCGTGATCCGCACGTTCCGCGAAGTGCTCGACGGCAAGATGCCGCCGGAGCGAGGTTTCCGGGAGTTGGCGGCGATTTATCCAAACGTGCCGACGACCAACGATTTTCTCAGAGCGCGCGCCACCACGGCGAAATCGCCAGGGCTGGTGAGCCCCAACACCGTCAGGAGCCTTTAA
- the ubiU gene encoding ubiquinone anaerobic biosynthesis protein UbiU: MELICPAGTPAALRTAVDAGADAVYCGFADATNARNFPGLNFSRRELAEGIAYAHRSDAKVLVAINTFPTAGAQALWHRAVDDAVAAGADALIIADVGLIDYAARTHPDQRLHLSVQAAASNPDAIGFYVRRFGVRRVVLPRVLTVSEIAAITRAIDCETEVFIFGGLCVMAEGRCSLSSHVTGQSPNMNGVCSPASHVTYREEGGTLVSRLGDFTINRFAKGEPAAYPTLCKGRFKTSLGSGYLFEDPVSLDAAAILPGLRAAGVTALKIEGRQRSRAYIEGVVRGFREQLDALDAGEKPPADRLATLTEGQNSTLGAYRKNWR; this comes from the coding sequence ATGGAATTGATCTGTCCGGCGGGGACGCCGGCCGCGCTGCGCACCGCCGTCGATGCCGGCGCCGATGCCGTCTATTGCGGTTTTGCCGACGCGACCAACGCGCGGAACTTTCCAGGCCTGAATTTCAGCCGTCGCGAATTGGCCGAGGGGATTGCCTATGCCCATCGGAGCGATGCCAAGGTGCTGGTCGCCATCAACACCTTTCCGACGGCTGGTGCCCAGGCGCTCTGGCATCGCGCGGTCGACGACGCGGTAGCTGCCGGCGCGGATGCGCTGATTATCGCCGATGTCGGCCTGATCGACTATGCGGCGCGCACCCATCCGGATCAACGCTTGCATCTTTCCGTCCAGGCCGCGGCGTCAAATCCCGATGCGATCGGTTTCTATGTGCGCCGTTTCGGCGTCAGGCGTGTCGTACTGCCACGCGTCCTCACGGTCTCGGAAATCGCAGCGATCACCCGCGCGATCGATTGCGAGACCGAAGTCTTCATCTTCGGCGGATTGTGCGTGATGGCGGAGGGCCGCTGTTCGTTGTCGTCCCACGTGACGGGACAGTCGCCAAACATGAATGGCGTCTGTTCTCCGGCCAGCCATGTCACCTACCGCGAGGAGGGCGGAACGCTGGTGTCGCGACTTGGCGATTTTACGATCAATCGCTTTGCCAAAGGTGAGCCCGCGGCCTATCCGACCCTCTGCAAGGGCCGCTTCAAGACTTCGCTCGGGTCAGGCTACCTGTTCGAGGATCCCGTCAGCCTCGACGCGGCAGCCATTCTGCCCGGTCTGCGCGCCGCTGGCGTGACCGCGCTGAAGATCGAGGGGCGACAGCGCAGCCGAGCCTATATCGAGGGCGTCGTGCGCGGTTTTCGCGAACAACTCGATGCGCTCGATGCGGGAGAGAAGCCGCCGGCCGATCGCCTGGCCACCCTGACCGAAGGGCAGAACTCGACACTCGGTGCCTACCGCAAGAACTGGCGATAG
- the ubiT gene encoding ubiquinone anaerobic biosynthesis accessory factor UbiT — protein sequence MPPVPTLPRLITRTLQPLPLSPLQLPLSLVLRSVVARHPHIFERLGEHAHKRFGLEPSDLPFSFVLAPHPETPSLVAVRSLPAGIPVRIAGPLLALLGLIDGSYDGDALFFSRDLVVEGDVEAVLALRNAIDDAGVDLVADTATLFGPLAPLSERLLAGALLHLKGVAAAAKQEGARTWN from the coding sequence ATGCCGCCCGTACCGACGCTTCCGCGATTGATCACCCGCACCCTGCAACCGTTGCCGCTCAGCCCGTTGCAGTTGCCGTTATCGCTGGTGCTGCGGTCGGTGGTGGCGCGCCATCCGCATATTTTCGAGCGGCTCGGCGAGCATGCGCACAAGCGCTTTGGGCTCGAGCCTTCCGATCTGCCATTTTCGTTCGTGCTGGCGCCGCACCCGGAAACGCCGAGCCTGGTCGCGGTACGGAGCCTTCCCGCCGGCATTCCGGTCCGGATTGCCGGACCCCTGTTGGCCCTCCTGGGACTCATCGACGGGTCCTATGACGGCGATGCGCTGTTCTTCTCGCGCGATCTCGTGGTCGAGGGCGACGTAGAGGCGGTGCTCGCGTTGCGCAACGCGATTGACGATGCGGGCGTAGATCTCGTCGCGGATACGGCCACCCTGTTCGGACCGCTGGCGCCCTTGAGCGAAAGGCTGCTGGCCGGGGCGCTGCTTCACTTGAAGGGCGTGGCGGCTGCCGCGAAACAGGAGGGGGCGCGAACATGGAATTGA
- a CDS encoding UbiD family decarboxylase, translating to MSHLEHVGRLVRIREPVSVVHDMTEIHRRTLRANGPALLFEAPLMPDGAPGEMPVLVNLFGTKERTAWGFGVDPAGLGTLGEMLAELREPRPPRDFADAMSKMPLARAAMTMRPKTVRTPPVQEIVWRGEQIDLSRLPAQICWPGEPAPLLTWPLVITRPPDDESGDEINVGVYRMQVIGRDRAIMRWLAHRGGARHHHRWQARGADMPVAVAIGADPATILSAVLPLPETLSEFRFAGLIRGERLRLSPCITVPLMAPADAEIIIEGLVSPDETAPEGPFGDHTGYYNAVEHFPVMRVTAVTMRRNPVYLSTFTGRPPDEPSRIGEVLNELFVPLVRKQLPEIVDLWLPPDACSYRVAIASIDKRYPGQARRIMLALWSLLPQLTYTKFLIVVDADINVRRWADVVWAISTRSDPSRDLVTLTDTPIDYLDFASPKAGLGGKLGIDATRKTGAETTREWGRVLEMDAAVVTRVDELWQRLGLTQMLSQGALSQGRVP from the coding sequence ATGTCCCATCTGGAACACGTGGGGCGCCTGGTCCGAATCCGCGAGCCGGTGTCGGTCGTGCACGACATGACCGAGATTCACCGGCGGACTTTGCGTGCCAATGGCCCGGCGCTGCTGTTTGAAGCGCCGCTCATGCCCGATGGAGCCCCGGGGGAAATGCCGGTGCTCGTTAATCTGTTCGGTACGAAAGAGCGAACCGCTTGGGGCTTCGGGGTCGATCCGGCAGGGCTCGGCACGCTCGGAGAAATGCTGGCGGAGCTCCGGGAGCCGCGACCGCCCCGCGATTTCGCCGACGCGATGTCGAAAATGCCGCTCGCCCGGGCCGCCATGACGATGCGGCCCAAGACGGTTCGTACGCCGCCGGTGCAGGAGATCGTATGGCGCGGAGAACAAATCGATCTCAGCCGCCTGCCGGCGCAAATTTGCTGGCCGGGCGAACCGGCGCCCCTGCTCACTTGGCCGCTGGTCATTACGCGGCCGCCGGACGATGAGAGCGGAGACGAGATCAATGTCGGCGTCTACCGGATGCAGGTGATCGGCCGCGACCGCGCCATCATGCGCTGGCTCGCCCATCGCGGCGGGGCGCGCCACCATCACCGGTGGCAGGCGCGAGGAGCGGACATGCCGGTGGCGGTGGCGATCGGCGCCGATCCCGCGACCATCCTCTCTGCCGTCCTGCCCCTGCCTGAAACGCTGTCGGAATTCCGTTTCGCCGGGCTGATCCGCGGCGAACGGCTGCGGCTTTCGCCGTGCATCACCGTGCCCCTGATGGCGCCGGCGGATGCCGAAATCATCATCGAGGGACTGGTGTCGCCGGACGAGACCGCACCGGAAGGGCCGTTCGGCGATCACACCGGCTACTACAATGCCGTGGAGCATTTTCCGGTGATGCGGGTGACGGCCGTCACGATGCGCCGCAATCCGGTTTACCTGTCGACATTCACCGGCCGGCCCCCGGACGAGCCATCGCGCATCGGCGAAGTGCTCAACGAGCTGTTTGTTCCTCTGGTCAGGAAGCAATTGCCGGAAATCGTCGACCTCTGGCTGCCGCCGGACGCCTGCTCCTACCGGGTCGCGATTGCGTCGATCGACAAGCGCTATCCGGGCCAGGCGCGCCGCATCATGCTTGCGCTGTGGTCGTTGCTGCCGCAGCTCACCTACACCAAGTTCCTGATCGTCGTCGATGCCGACATCAACGTGCGTCGGTGGGCGGATGTGGTTTGGGCCATCTCGACCCGCTCCGATCCCTCCCGCGATCTGGTCACGCTTACCGATACACCGATCGACTATCTCGACTTCGCGTCACCGAAGGCGGGTCTGGGCGGCAAGCTCGGGATCGACGCGACCCGCAAGACCGGCGCCGAGACGACGCGCGAATGGGGCCGCGTCCTTGAGATGGACGCGGCCGTCGTCACCCGCGTCGATGAGCTATGGCAACGGCTCGGCCTGACCCAAATGCTTTCGCAAGGGGCGCTTTCGCAAGGGAGGGTGCCATGA
- a CDS encoding UbiX family flavin prenyltransferase translates to MTARRRIVVGISGASGAALGVRVVELLAATGQCELHLVVTPAGERTLAHEVGDGALPRVAAMVARHHASADIGASIASGSFRTAGMIVAPCSIRTLSAIAASATDNLLVRAADVQLKERRRLVLMVRESPLHLGHLRAMAAVTEFGAIVAPPVPAFYARPATLAEATDHIARRAIGLLDIDLGISMREWQG, encoded by the coding sequence ATGACGGCGCGGCGGCGGATCGTCGTCGGCATCAGCGGCGCGTCGGGCGCAGCCCTTGGCGTGCGCGTCGTCGAACTGCTGGCCGCGACCGGCCAATGCGAATTGCATCTCGTGGTCACGCCCGCCGGCGAGCGGACATTGGCTCATGAGGTCGGCGACGGTGCCCTGCCCCGCGTCGCAGCGATGGTGGCGCGCCATCATGCGAGCGCCGACATCGGCGCCAGCATCGCCAGCGGCTCATTTCGAACCGCAGGCATGATCGTCGCGCCGTGTTCGATCCGGACCTTGTCCGCCATCGCAGCCAGCGCCACCGACAATCTGTTGGTACGGGCTGCCGACGTCCAGTTGAAGGAGCGGCGCAGGCTGGTGCTGATGGTGCGCGAGAGCCCGCTTCATCTCGGTCACCTGCGGGCAATGGCGGCGGTGACGGAATTCGGCGCGATCGTGGCGCCGCCGGTGCCGGCGTTCTACGCCCGGCCGGCGACCCTGGCGGAAGCAACCGATCACATCGCGCGCCGCGCGATCGGCTTACTCGATATTGATCTCGGCATTTCCATGCGCGAGTGGCAAGGCTAA
- a CDS encoding CAP domain-containing protein, which produces MLGLVICFATAGSRPAAANPAQMISDFRLKHGQKRVTLDAILTRIAHDQAEAMAAKDKLDHDVLGRFNTRVGPAGAGRAAENIAYGYDGFPKTLDQWINSSGHRKNLLLPGATRVGVASVKSARTGRTYWAMVIAGDYERPKAPKGSPKSSPKDSKQANAAKSKSRAAEACRLKILGLCI; this is translated from the coding sequence CTGCTGGGGCTGGTGATTTGCTTTGCCACCGCAGGGAGCCGGCCGGCGGCGGCCAATCCCGCGCAGATGATTTCTGATTTTCGGCTAAAGCACGGGCAGAAGCGCGTAACCCTGGATGCGATTCTCACACGGATTGCGCACGATCAAGCCGAGGCGATGGCCGCAAAGGACAAACTGGATCACGATGTCCTTGGCCGGTTCAATACGCGTGTCGGCCCGGCGGGCGCAGGCCGGGCCGCAGAGAACATTGCGTACGGCTACGACGGTTTTCCCAAAACCCTCGACCAGTGGATCAATTCGTCCGGGCACCGGAAGAACCTCCTGTTGCCCGGCGCGACGCGCGTAGGTGTTGCCAGCGTGAAAAGCGCGCGGACCGGTCGTACGTACTGGGCCATGGTGATCGCAGGCGACTATGAGCGTCCCAAGGCGCCGAAGGGTTCGCCAAAGAGTTCGCCGAAGGATTCTAAGCAGGCAAACGCTGCGAAGTCCAAATCGCGCGCGGCTGAGGCCTGCCGACTGAAGATTCTCGGCCTCTGTATTTAG